AGGATCCGGGTGAGCATCGTCGGCACGGCGACCAGCATCTGCGCCCGGTGCTCGGCGAGGGCCCGCAGGATGCCCTCCGGGTCGAAGCGGCGCAGCAGCACGGCGTGGTCGGCGAGCGACATGCCTACCGTCCAGGCGCCGAATCCGGTGCTGTGGAACAGCGGGGAGGCGACCACGATGGTGCCCTGCCGCGGGAACGGAATCCGGTCCGCGATCAGCGCGCTGGCCAGCGGGGAGACCTTGGTGCGCGGGGCGCCCTTGGGCAGCCCGGTGGTGCCGCTGGTCAGGATGATGAACCCGGCCGGGCGGTCCGGCAGCGGCAGCGGGGTGATCGGCCGTCCGGCGCTCAGCATGTCGATGGTCTTGTCGGCGGCGCCCTCGTCGGCCCAGGTCAGGTAGCGCGGGACGGTGTCCGGCAGGGCGTCGATCAGGGTGGCGAACTCGCTGTCGTAGAACACCGCGCGCACCTTCTCGCGGGCCACCACCTCGGCGAACTGCTGCGGAGCGAGGCCGGTGTTCATCAGCGCGAGGCGCAGCCCGGCGCGGGCCGCGGCGCTGATCGTCAGCACCAGGCCGCGATGGTCCCGGGCCAGCACTCCAATCACCGATCCGCCGGGCAGGCCGAGATCGGTGAAGCTGTGCGCCAGCGCGTTGGACTGCTCGTCGAGCTGCCGGTAGTCGAGTGTGCCGCGCTCATCCGTAAGGGCCGGCGCGTGTGGATGCTCGATGGCCGCCTTCATGATCAGAGCGGCCTGCGGGCCGAGCCGGGCGTTGCGGATCGCGGAGCCGGCCAGGCGGTCCGGCCGGAGCAGGTTGACGATGCCGATCTGGTGCATCCGCAGCACCGCGTGCAGGTTCTCAAGAGCGCTCACGATCAGCCTTCCGTAGGTCGGAACTCGCGGAGCCGAGGACCTGGGCGGCGATCTCGGACAGGTGCTCGAAGGCCTCCGCCGTCGACCAGTCGGACTGCTCGTCGACGATGCGTCTGGCGGCGAGGACGGCGGGCTGCGGGTGGCCGGCGATCGAGGCCGCCAGATCACGAGCCGTTTCGTACGCCTTCCCGACCGGCGTCACGCGATTGATCAGCCCGAGGTCGTGCAGCCGCCGGGCCGGCATCGGCTCCCCGGTCAGCGCCAGCTCCAGCGCCGTGGCCCGGGGCAGGCCGCGCGCCAGCCGCAACACACCGCCGGCCGCCGCGACCAGGCCGCGCTCGATCTCGGGGAGGCCGAACAGCGCGTCCTCGGCGGCGACGATCAGGTCGGCGGCCAGCGCGAGTTCGAACCCGCCGGCCAGGGCCGCACCCTCGACCGCCGCGATCAGCGGTTTGCCCGGCCGCCTGCCGGCGAGCCCGAGCAGCCCGCACCCCTCGGTGACCGGGAACTCGCCACGGGCGGCCGCTTTCCGGTCCCTCCCGGCGCAGAAGATCGGGCCGTTGCCGGTGAGCACGGCGACCCGGGCGTCCGGGTCGGCCTCGAAGTCGTCGACGGCCCGTTCCAGGGCGCGGGCGGTGGCCAGGTCGATGGCGTTGCGGACGGCGGGCCGGTTGAGCCGGATCACGGTGACCGGGCCGTGCCACTCGACCAGCACCGGCGGCTCCCCGGGCGGCGGCAGCGGCACCGGGGGGTGATCGAACGGATCCCCGTCGAGGGGCTCGGTGGCCCGCACCACCCGGGTGCCATCGCCGAGGATCTCGGTGACGATCCCGGCCTCCGGCGTGCCGTCGCGGCGATACGTGACGGTGTAGGCCTCCAGCACGCCCGGCTCCTCGGCGCTCGCCACGGCTCTTCGCGTCGGACGGCGCAGCCGCACGTCCGCGTCGATGTCCCGGAACGGCGAGACCGGCGGGTCGGTGGAGAGCACCGTGGCGGCGTGCTTGGTCAGGTACCAGCCGACCGCGGTGGCCAGGCCGTAGCCGCCCGGCTCGTGGCGCAGCCGGTGGTGCAGGTTGGCCAGCGAGTGACCGGCGTAGTTGTTGCCCGGGCCGCCGGCGAAGGTGAGGCCGCCGGTGACGGTCAGCGGCCGCCGCGGATCGTCGATCGGCAGGCCGAGCTCG
This window of the Actinoplanes oblitus genome carries:
- a CDS encoding acyl-CoA synthetase → MSALENLHAVLRMHQIGIVNLLRPDRLAGSAIRNARLGPQAALIMKAAIEHPHAPALTDERGTLDYRQLDEQSNALAHSFTDLGLPGGSVIGVLARDHRGLVLTISAAARAGLRLALMNTGLAPQQFAEVVAREKVRAVFYDSEFATLIDALPDTVPRYLTWADEGAADKTIDMLSAGRPITPLPLPDRPAGFIILTSGTTGLPKGAPRTKVSPLASALIADRIPFPRQGTIVVASPLFHSTGFGAWTVGMSLADHAVLLRRFDPEGILRALAEHRAQMLVAVPTMLTRILSLGPDVIGKYDTSALRTVFVAGSPLAPELTNRFQDQFGEVVYNVYGSTEVAVASVAQPAESRRAPGTVGRPPVTVHVAVYDDRDERIDRPHTTGRVFVRTGIPFEGYTDGQHKQIIDGFMSTGDRGHFDEHGLLHIDGRADDMIISGGENVYPLEVENLLAERDDVVEAAVIGVDDPDFGTRLRAFVVPTADAARDPQEIRDYVKALLARYKVPRDVVFIDELPRNPTGKVIRRDLPAGPLP